Within the Arthrobacter sp. UKPF54-2 genome, the region CGGGGCCACGCTGAAGACCATGCTGCGCACCGTCACGCTGCCGCTGGCGCTGCCGGCCGTCCTCGGGTCCGCGATCCTGGTCTTCGCCCTGACCATGGAGAACTTCCCGGTGGCCCAGGTGATCGGCAACCCGGCCGGCATCGACACCCTGCCCACCTACATCTACCGCCTGATGAGCGCGACGCCGGCCAAGAGCAACCAGGCGGCCAGCATCGCCATCGTCCTGACGGCGGCCCTGCTGATCATCACCGTGATCCAGCAGCGCATCATCAACAAGCGCAAGTTCACCACGGTCACCGGCAAGGGCAACCGGCCGCGCCAGGTCCCGCTGCGGAAGCTGCGCTGGCCGTTCACCATCATCGCGCTCGCCTACTTCGCCGTCGCCGTCGTCCTCCCGATGCTCGCGCTGCTCGCAGCGTCCATGCAGGCAACCCCGTTCGTGGCTTCCATCTCCCAGCTCTTCGAGACCGGGGCGATGAGCTTCGCCAAGCTCGCCGACGTGCTCGGCTCCCACGATTTCCAGCTCGCATTGCGCAACAGCGTGATGGTGGCCCTCCTGGCCGCGATCGCGGGAACCACACTGAGCTTCATCGCCTCCTACGTGCGCTACCGGACCAAGTCGCGCCTCGGTCAGCTGATCGAGCTGATCGCCATGACGCCGCTGGCGGTTCCCGCGATCGTCATGGGCATCGGCCTGCTGTGGACCTGGCTGCTGCTGCCGGTTCCGGTCTACGGCACGCTGGCGATCCTGGCGATCGCCTGCGTGGCGGTCTTCCTGCCGCAGGGTTACCGGGGCATCTCGGCGTCGATGCTGCAGATGGACCAGGACCTGGAGGACAGCGCCGTCATGCTCGGTGCGCGGCGGGCCAAGGCGATCGTCTCGGTCACCCTCCCGCTGATGCGCGTCGGCATCACCTCCTCGTTCCTGCTGTTCCTGATGCTCTCGATGAGGGAGCTCAGCGCCTCGATCTTCCTCTTCACCTCCAACACCCGGATCCTCTCGATCCTGGTGTTCGACAACTTCGACAACGGGCAGAGCCAGGCGGCCGCGGCCGTCAGTGTCCTGTACATCGTCGTGATCGCCGTGCTGGCGGTGATCGCCCAGAAGGTGGGCGCCGACCGCAAGCTCGGCGCCAAGTAACGCTTCCCAAAACCACACCATTTGAAAGGGTCTAAACAATGAAGTTAGCGTCCAAAATCCCCCTGCTCGGACTCGGCGTCGTCCTCTCGCTGAGCATGGCCGCCTGCGGCGGCTCCGCCCAGGGCACCAGCGTTGTCACCGCCACGGCGGAGGTGAAGACCGAGGACGGCCTGGTGATCAACGGCGAAAACATCGCGGACAAGGCCACCTATGAGAAGGCCAAGACGCAGACGCTGAGCCTGTATTCGGGCTACACGGAGTCCTCCGAGAGCGCCCTGGTGGCCGCCTTCAGCAAGGACACCGGTATTAAGGTCAACGTGGTGCGCCTGACGCCGAACAAGCTCGCCGAGCGCGTCCAGTCCGAGCAGGGCGCCGGCAAGCTGGGGGCGGACGTCATCCGCACCTCGGACTACCGGATCGCCAAGACCCTGGAGGACGCAAAGGTCTGGAAGACCTACGACGTGCCAGGCGCCGCGCAGTTCAAGGACGTCTCGATCGACGGCGGCCAGTTCACCCGCATGTTCAACTCCGTCTACACGCTCGGCTACAACACCCAGCTGGTCAAGGAAGCGGACGCCCCGAAGTCCTGGGCCGACGCCGTCAGCGGCAAGTGGCAGGGCAAGCTGGGCATCGTCCAAGGCGGCTCCGGCGGCAGCACCGCCTCCTTGAGCCGGTTCATGGAATCGAAGATGGGCTCGGACTACTTCGCCAAGTACGCGGCGCAGAAGCCCACCATCTATGACTCCCTTGGCGCCGAGGCCACCGCGCTGGCCCGCGGCGAGGTGGCGGTGGGAACCGTGACCATCAGCGGCACCAACATCTCCGCCGTGCAGGACAAGGCCCCGGTGAAGTTCATTGTTCCGGATGAGGGACTCGTGGCCTACGACTACTACCTGGGCATGGCGGGGTCCGCCACGAACCTTGAGGCGGCCAAGGTGTTCATGAACTACAACCTGTCCAAGCAGGGCCAGAAGGTTTTCGCGCAGCTGGGCGAATACCCGGCCCGCACCGACGTTGAGCCGCCCACCATCATGGGTATCAAGCTGCCGGCCGCCGACTCCGGCAAGGTCTACCGGATGGCGAACTCCGACGCGACCAGCTTCGGCAAGGACGACCTGGCCAAGTGGAACAAGGTCTTCGGCTACAGCAAGTAACCCGCAAACTGCCCGGGCCTGAGGGCCCGGGCAACGGACCGCAGTGGGGCGGCGAATGATGATCACCGGGATCATCGCCAATTCGCAACGTGCGCCGCCCCGCTGCACCAACCCGATCCCTGAGCGTCCGGCCCGTAACTAATCCCCACATACTCCCGCGCCGGATAAGCTCTACCAAGCCGCTGCAGTCACGCTCCCTCGGCGAGCAAGGGCTCCAGGCCCGCCCCTGCGTGGGCCGGCCGACGACAGCGCCGTAAACGACTGCCTCGCAGTAGCCGCTCTCAAGGAGGAGACCAAGGTGACTAAGACCGCGCAGCGCACTGCTGCTCCCGTGGGCGACGCCCCCGGCAAACGTCCGCAGCGTACTGCCCCCCGGCGCCTTATCCTGCTGATGGCTGCGAGCGTGCTCGCCGTCCTGGCTCTGGTTTTCCTCGTGCTCGGCGGTGGCAACTTCCAGCCGGCGTCCGCCGCGAAACCGGAGGGGACCATGACCGCCGTCCAGATCATTCCCCTCGTCATCCTCGTCGTGATGTTTGTCGTCGCTACTAAGTGGCCGTTGAACATCGGCGTCATGGGGCTGGTCGCATCCTTCGGCGTCGGCTACTTCATGCTCGGCATGACCGACAAGGAGATGCTGGCGGAGTTCCCCGCCAGCATTGTCCTGACCATCATCGGGGTGACCTATTTCTTCAGCATGGCCCAGCGGAACGGCACCATCGACATCATCGTGCAATCCTGCGTGCGCCTCGTCAGGGGCAAGACCATGCTCTTGCCGTGGGTGTTCTTCCTCATTGCTGCCGCGTTGACGTCGCTGGGTACTTTTTCTCCGGCCGCTGTCGCGCTGCTGGCACCGGCGGCCCTAGGTTTTGCCTACGAATCGCGCATCCATCCCGTGCTGATGGGCGCGTTCATCATCAACGGAGCCCATGCTGGCGGCTTTTCCCCGTTGTCCGTGGCCGGTGTGCTGGTACACGACGTCGCGCTGAAGAACGGCTTTCCTATTTCTCAGGGGGCACTCTTCACGGCGAGCTTCGCCCTCAACCTCATTCTCTCCGTCCTCACCATTGCCGTCTTCGCCCTCCTGGGAAGGCTGCGCGATGGTGAGGACGGCCAACATGCGGATCTCGACACAACCCGTACGGCTCGTCCCCACGGCCAACAGATCCTTACCCTCGTGCTGATCGCCATCATTCTGGTGTGCACCCTTGGGTTCCACCTGCCGATCGGCTTTGTCGCCCTCTCCGCCGGACTCCTGCTGGCCTTGGTCAACATCAAGGAACAGCAGACATTCATCGGCGGCATCTCCTGGTCCACGGTCCTCCTCGTGGCCGGCATGATCACCTATGTCTCGCTGCTC harbors:
- a CDS encoding ABC transporter substrate-binding protein, with amino-acid sequence MKLASKIPLLGLGVVLSLSMAACGGSAQGTSVVTATAEVKTEDGLVINGENIADKATYEKAKTQTLSLYSGYTESSESALVAAFSKDTGIKVNVVRLTPNKLAERVQSEQGAGKLGADVIRTSDYRIAKTLEDAKVWKTYDVPGAAQFKDVSIDGGQFTRMFNSVYTLGYNTQLVKEADAPKSWADAVSGKWQGKLGIVQGGSGGSTASLSRFMESKMGSDYFAKYAAQKPTIYDSLGAEATALARGEVAVGTVTISGTNISAVQDKAPVKFIVPDEGLVAYDYYLGMAGSATNLEAAKVFMNYNLSKQGQKVFAQLGEYPARTDVEPPTIMGIKLPAADSGKVYRMANSDATSFGKDDLAKWNKVFGYSK
- a CDS encoding iron ABC transporter permease, with amino-acid sequence MSLKTPLADPVITASPAPVAYRGTKALGNLRKSTPAMIIIAILAVLVLLPLALVLLAAFSDAVPRPGNISLGGLTLDNLILLASPEALGALGNSLMVGAGSAVVALVIGAFLAFVCARTDAPLRKFIFFIGMAPMFIPALVGALAWSLLSSPSAGYLNILLRDLGIDFIINIYSLPGLIFVLGIFYAPYAFLLMHSSLSMMNADLEEAATVHGATLKTMLRTVTLPLALPAVLGSAILVFALTMENFPVAQVIGNPAGIDTLPTYIYRLMSATPAKSNQAASIAIVLTAALLIITVIQQRIINKRKFTTVTGKGNRPRQVPLRKLRWPFTIIALAYFAVAVVLPMLALLAASMQATPFVASISQLFETGAMSFAKLADVLGSHDFQLALRNSVMVALLAAIAGTTLSFIASYVRYRTKSRLGQLIELIAMTPLAVPAIVMGIGLLWTWLLLPVPVYGTLAILAIACVAVFLPQGYRGISASMLQMDQDLEDSAVMLGARRAKAIVSVTLPLMRVGITSSFLLFLMLSMRELSASIFLFTSNTRILSILVFDNFDNGQSQAAAAVSVLYIVVIAVLAVIAQKVGADRKLGAK
- a CDS encoding SLC13 family permease is translated as MTKTAQRTAAPVGDAPGKRPQRTAPRRLILLMAASVLAVLALVFLVLGGGNFQPASAAKPEGTMTAVQIIPLVILVVMFVVATKWPLNIGVMGLVASFGVGYFMLGMTDKEMLAEFPASIVLTIIGVTYFFSMAQRNGTIDIIVQSCVRLVRGKTMLLPWVFFLIAAALTSLGTFSPAAVALLAPAALGFAYESRIHPVLMGAFIINGAHAGGFSPLSVAGVLVHDVALKNGFPISQGALFTASFALNLILSVLTIAVFALLGRLRDGEDGQHADLDTTRTARPHGQQILTLVLIAIILVCTLGFHLPIGFVALSAGLLLALVNIKEQQTFIGGISWSTVLLVAGMITYVSLLQHVGVIDTLAKQALALGAPLLIALVLCYVIGVGSAFASSTALLTAFIPLAGPLLASSSLSASGTVAALAIAATVVDVSPFSTDGALVVANARGDDRQRVYRQLMAYAGAVVLVGPALAWGLLVPTGIM